AGATAATAAAGCAGAGCCCATCAGCCCCAAGGCAAAACGTTTAAGCAGTCGACTGTTTTGTGTGCCCAGATAATCTTCGGCACAACAGGCTTTGAGAAAACGACGTAGCGAAATCAGCCCCCAGTACGTGGGTACCATCAGCAAGGCAGTGAGCAAAACCATGCCCACTTTAGTCGATACCGGCAGCGGAAAGGGAATGGCTTTGACAGGAATTCTGCCATTCTGCATCGCGATCAGGTCGGCACAAAACCAGACCCAGATTAAAAATGCGGGCAACACCCAGAGGGACAGTGCACACAGATAATACAGAATACGGCAAATAACACTGGTACGATCTTTTCGAGCCATCTCAGGAATCCTTTCCAAAGGGTTTTAATGTAAGACGGCGAATTTTTATCGTTTTACGATAAACAGAACAACCCCAGTTTTTGAGAAATTCCGAGGCTGATTAACTCCCTTTCGACAACCAACCTCCCGGTTGCGGCGTGGCGGTTGACTGCGTATCGCGGTACCAGTCCTTAAGCTGTTTCAGCATTTTCGCGGCCTGCTCTGGTTCCTGTTTCAGCAAATTGTTCTGCTCACCGGGATCCCGATCGAGTCGATAGAGTTCGAGTTTTTCGTTTTCAAACGTGCCCGGTTTGGCACGGGGATGTAACACAACCAGCTTCCAAGGCCCCTGCCGCATTGCTTCGGAACGTCCCCCTCGATTCGACAACGAAGCCCAGAACAAAGGCCTTGCGGCAAGTGTTTTCTGCTGGAATAGAACCGGCGCGAGATCGACACCGTCCAGAGGTCGATCCGCGGGCGCCTTCACGCCGGCGATTCCCAGGAGTGTTGGCATGACATCAATGCTGATCGCCGGCACATCCGAGACGGTGCCTGCTTCAATCTTTCCCGGCCACCAGGCAATCGCCGGCACACGATGGCCGCCTTCATAGACCGAACCTTTGCCGCCCCGCCACTTCGGACTGCCACTGGGGAAATCCCGCGAGGGTCCATTGTCTGAGAAGAACAACACAAACGTATTTTTGTCGAGCCCGGACTTCACTAAAAAATCACGAATCTGCCCCACCCCTTCATCAACAGGCAGTGTCATTCCTCGATACTTTTCAATCCGCTCTTCCTCGTTCGCCGGCTTCCAGCGTTTCCAACCTTCTGCTTCACTGCGGCGAACCGGATCGCCGGGGACCTGCACGGGGTTGTGTATGGCTTCGTGCGCAACATATAAACAGAACGGCTGATCCTGATTCTCTTTGATAAACTGCAACGCATATTGATTGATGAGATGCGTCGAATAGCCGTCTTCCCGTGTTTCCTTGCGACCGTGCCACCAGTCGTGCTTCACGTGATCGCCGACATGACTGATGAAATCAATGTTGCCGCTGTGATAGCCAATGAATGTATCGAAACCATGATTGTCCGGATGGAACTCATCAGAGTTATGCGGATAACCCTGATGCCACTTCCCGACCAATCCCGTCCGATAGCCGGCCTGTTGAAGTGGCTCAGCAAACGTGTTTTCAATTTTTCTCAAGCCCTTACGGTGTTCGGGATGATCGCTGACAGGATGAATCACGGCTTCAATCCCAGAGCGCTGTTGATAGCGACCTGTCAACAGGCCGGCTCGCGTCGGAGAGCAGACCGTACCTGAAGAATGAAAGTCAGTCAGTTTCAATCCTTCCTTAGCCAGACGATCAATCTCGGGCGTTTTAAAATAGGGATTACCGAAACAGCTCACTCCCGCGTAGCCCATATCATCGACCATGATCACAATTAGATTCGGCTGATCTCCTGGCGCGCGAACAGCTGCAATCAAATTAACCTGCAAACAGAGCAGACACAAAGCGACTAAGAGTATCCGCATTAATGAACGATGAATCCTGAGATCGCGCACGGTGATATTCCTCTACAATTCTTCTCAAAAATAAGATGTACGTTGATGTGCCTGATTAATTATTATAGCAGATTTATGCCGCCAGCAGGGACTCACTACTTTCCAAAGCCCCGTCAAGAACTGAAATATCCAAAACTAATATTTTCTGCTTGCGATTCTATACAAAATACTACATGATTTTCATTAAGAAGTCTTCCTGTCAAATTCATCTCCTGTCTCATACATATTTAAGGGCTTCGCGATGATCAAATTCGAGTGCGACACATGTTTGCAGGAATATAAAGTACGAGATGAACGAGCCGGCCAGGTTCTAAAATGCAAATCATGCGGTCATAAAATGCGGGTTCCTGCGGGTGAAGACGACTTGCTGGACGAAATGTATGATGACTTTGAAGCCCCCACACGTCCGACCCGAAAAAAGAAACCATCTGGTACGTCTAAAAAGAAGAACCCCGAGAAGAAGACAAACTCCCCTCTGAATATCATTGCAGGCGTGATCGCCTTTGGAGTTGCCTTATATTTTTCTTCCACGTTTGTCAGCGGTCTGTTTGGGAAAAAGGAAAAAGAGGAAGCAGCAGATCCACCGGCCATAGTCCAGAATGAAGCTGATAATTCCTCAATCGCGTCAGATACAAAGCCTGCCACCGCCACGAGTCCGCAGCAGGCCAGCACGGAAGCTAATTCATTCGGACCACCTCCCCTTACCCCGCAGGAACGAAATGCAGAGCTCACCAGACTCAGAAAACAAATGAAGGTTTATTCTGAAGCAATCAAGACAGCGACGCCGGAAGGCCGAAAAGACTTGCTCGCGAAAATGGAAACCACTCTGGCCCGCGTCAAAGAGTTAACGGGAAAGAGTGAGACAAAGACAGCTCAGAGCGGAAACCCCGGCACTCCCGCCAAGCCGGCACCGACAGTCGCTCCCCCAAAATGGACGTCTCTGGTTGACCCACCGCTCGTTGTTGCCGACTGGCCTGAATCGTCGAAGCTGTCGATTGACTTGCGAAATATTGACTCAAAGAAACTCATCCCGAACTCGTTCAGTCCCTTCATCGGCCTTCGCGACCGAGGACGTGAAGTCTATCAAATTGATGTCTGGAACCTGGCAACCGAAAAGAAAACCGGACAGATTGCCGTGAAAATCGAATCAAACTGGAGGGTCTCCCCCCCCATTATCAATTTGAGTACGGATGGAAAATATCTATTGCTGGCATTCGTCACCAAAGACACTAAAACGCCCAAACTGGCCAGCTGGGATGTCGCAACGGGACAAAAACTGGCAGAATGGGAAGCCGCTCCCGCTGACTCGCATCTCTCCAAATTTGAAATCTGCGGATCAACATTTGCCTTCGCGAAACTACGTTCCAAAACCGGTAATAAAATACAGACTCTATTAAAAGTCTGGGATCTGACATCCGGAAAACTGATCAGTGAAAAAGAGGTCCAGGCAACTGATTTTTCAGAACAGCATTACAAAATCAGTCCTGGAGGTAAGTATGTATTTACTTATAATTTAAGGAATCAGATTGCGGTATACGACCTGCAAACACTCGAGCAAGTTCAAACGATTGTCGTACCAGATCTTTTGAAAGCAACCGGTTCGGAATTTGGTAGAGACTCGTATTACATTTACAATGGGATGAATTTTTCTGTCGATGGTAAAGAACTGGGGCTGTTACTCTCGAGCTCCGATGGCACATCCGTCTGGACCATGGATCTGGCCAGCGGGAAAACGACAAACGGTTATCATATCACCGGTGCTCTGCGAGATGCGTTGAGTGATCCCAGCTATAGCGGAGATCATCTGGTCTGGTTTCCCAAAGGGGAAGGCTGGTTACTCTATGGTGCCTGGTTTGTCGACCGCCAGCGAAAACAGGTACTTTGGACACTGAAACCTGTGCCCCGTGTGATCGTTCGAAATGAAGTTTATGTGACCCCCAACTATCTGCTGGCGGAAACAGCAACTGCCTTAAGAGATGAAAAAGGGCGTCCACTGTTAAACCGAAAACCCAAACTGGTACCGGTCCGGATTCCAGAACAGAAACTCTCTGATAGTCTGGCTGCCTATAGCAGTCAGGGAGACGCGATTTTATCAGCCGGTCAGGAAATCAGTATCGATGTCAATATCGGAAATCTGAAATTCGGTAATAACGATGAAGTGAAAACGGTCCTGACGGAAGTACTGCAGCAACGTCTGGAATCCGATGGATTCAAAGTCACTGCGGACCAACCGCTGGTACTCAAGATCGAATATCAGGAACAAGATGGCAATAAACTGAAAATGACCCAACGCGGAAGGCCGACACCCGGGAATCCCCTCGGCCGGGTCGACACCGGACAGACTTTGCAATCGACGGCAGCCGCCTTTAAACTCTCATGGTTTGAGAAAACCTCGAAAAGGACCCTCTGGTCCAAAGAGGCATATGTTAATCCCCGCTTTCTGATCCTGCGGGATGCCACTGCGGAAGAAGCACGCAAAAAAATGTTTGAAGGATTACAAAACCGACTGATGGCAGAGTCGATTCCCTATTTCATTCCGAAAGACAAAAAGCTTTCCCTGCTTCCTTTGGAAATCAAACTGCCGGAATAACTCGTGTGAGACACTGATCTCAATCCAGAAACGAGCGTCACCCTTGATTCTCAATACCACATGAGAACCCGGATTGATTTCCTCTGAGTAAATCTCTTACAATAAAGGATATCGACATCCTATTGTCGGT
This window of the Gimesia fumaroli genome carries:
- a CDS encoding sulfatase-like hydrolase/transferase, coding for MRDLRIHRSLMRILLVALCLLCLQVNLIAAVRAPGDQPNLIVIMVDDMGYAGVSCFGNPYFKTPEIDRLAKEGLKLTDFHSSGTVCSPTRAGLLTGRYQQRSGIEAVIHPVSDHPEHRKGLRKIENTFAEPLQQAGYRTGLVGKWHQGYPHNSDEFHPDNHGFDTFIGYHSGNIDFISHVGDHVKHDWWHGRKETREDGYSTHLINQYALQFIKENQDQPFCLYVAHEAIHNPVQVPGDPVRRSEAEGWKRWKPANEEERIEKYRGMTLPVDEGVGQIRDFLVKSGLDKNTFVLFFSDNGPSRDFPSGSPKWRGGKGSVYEGGHRVPAIAWWPGKIEAGTVSDVPAISIDVMPTLLGIAGVKAPADRPLDGVDLAPVLFQQKTLAARPLFWASLSNRGGRSEAMRQGPWKLVVLHPRAKPGTFENEKLELYRLDRDPGEQNNLLKQEPEQAAKMLKQLKDWYRDTQSTATPQPGGWLSKGS
- a CDS encoding DUF2975 domain-containing protein, whose protein sequence is MARKDRTSVICRILYYLCALSLWVLPAFLIWVWFCADLIAMQNGRIPVKAIPFPLPVSTKVGMVLLTALLMVPTYWGLISLRRFLKACCAEDYLGTQNSRLLKRFALGLMGSALLSPVCGAALSVVLTMHNPPGQKMLAISIGSNQFILAGVGALIFLLANLLKRASLIAEEHAQII